A region from the Malus domestica chromosome 07, GDT2T_hap1 genome encodes:
- the LOC139197755 gene encoding uncharacterized protein, whose amino-acid sequence MASSSGSNSAVSPRSLNLAAMPILTGGSNYKRWRREIEFLLTLNEYDIALNNPQPEALTDKSTKAEKADFERWTRANKVALSILESGMIDTVRGGIKKSALAKDYLQAIENKFKESEKAEIAQYMSLLTSYKFEGGGSIRDHILKMTDAAEKLNSMEVNI is encoded by the exons ATGGCTTCTTCATCAGGATCAAATAGTGCAG TTTCACCAAGATCACTGAACTTAGCAGCAATGCCAATACTCACTGGTGGAAGCAATTACAAAAGatggagaagagagattgaatttcttttgacaCTAAATGAGTATGACATTGCTCTTAACAATCCACAACCTGAGGCTTTAACAGACAAAAGCACTAAGGCTGAGAAGGCTGATTTTGAGAGATGGACCAGGGCCAACAAAGTGGCACTATCGATACTAGAAAGTGGTATGATAGACACTGTGCGTGGTGGGATAAAGAAGTCAGCTCTTGCAAAAGATTATCTCCAAGCCATTGAGAACAAATTTAAAGAATCAGAGAAGGCTGAGATTGCTCAATATATGTCCCTCTTGACTTCTTATAAATTTGAAGGTGGAGGATCAATCAGAGATCATATTCTGAAAATGACTGATGCAGCTGAAAAACTTAACTCCATGGAAGTTAATATTTGA